The following are encoded together in the Scomber japonicus isolate fScoJap1 chromosome 20, fScoJap1.pri, whole genome shotgun sequence genome:
- the LOC128381339 gene encoding cAMP-dependent protein kinase type I-alpha regulatory subunit isoform X2: protein MASGSTSSEEERSLRECEQYVQKHNIQQLLKDCIVQLCTSRPDRPMAFLREYFERLEKEEAKQIQNQQKASSSRSDSRDEEVSPPMNPVVKGRRRRGAFSAEVYTEEDAASYVRKVIPKDYKTMAALAKAIEKNVLFSHLDDNERSDIFDAMFPVTYIAGETVILQGDEGDNFYVIDQGEMDVYVNNEWVTSIGEGGSFGELALIYGTPRAATVRAKTNVKLWGIDRDSYRRILMGSTLRKRKMYEEFLRKVSILESLDKWERLTVADALEPVQFEDGQKIVVQGEPGDEFFIILEGSAAVLQRRSENEEFVEVGRLGPSDYFGEIALLMNRPRAATVVARGPLKCVKLDRPRFERVLGPCSDILKRNIQQYNSFVSLSV, encoded by the exons ATGGCATCTGGAAGTacgagcagtgaggaggagcgGAGCCTGAGGGAGTGTGAGCAGTACGTGCAGAAACACAACATTCAACAGCTGCTGAAGGACTGCATTGTCCAACTGTGCACCTCCAGGCCAGACAGGCCCATGGCCTTCCTCAGGGAGTACTTCGAGAGGCTGGAGAag GAGGAGGCCAAGCAGATTCAGAACCAGCAGAAGGCCAGCAGTTCCCGTTCAGACTCCCGTGATGAGGAGGTGTCTCCACCCATGAACCCGGTGGTAAAGGGTCGCCGGCGGAGAGGAGCCTTCAGCGCAGAGGTTTACACAGAGGAGGATGCAGCCTCATATGTCAGAAAG GTCATTCCAAAAGACTACAAGACGATGGCAGCCTTGGCCAAAGCTATTGAAAAGAATGTGCTCTTCTCACATCTGGATGACAACGAGAGGAG CGACATATTTGATGCAATGTTTCCAGTCACCTACATCGCCGGGGAAACAGTTATTCTGCAGG GTGACGAAGGTGACAATTTCTATGTTATCGACCAAGGAGAAATGGAT GTGTACGTGAACAATGAATGGGTGACTAGCATTGGGGAAGGTGGCAGCTTTGGAGAGCTGGCGCTGATATACGGCACCCCAAGGGCAGCCACAGTTAGAGCCAAGACCAACGTCAAGCTGTGGGGCATCGACAGAGACAGCTACAGGAGAATACTTATG GGAAGCACTTTGAGAAAGAGGAAGATGTACGAGGAATTCCTCAGGAAAGTGTCCATTTTAG AGTCTCTTGACAAATGGGAGCGCCTGACAGTCGCTGATGCTCTGGAGCCCGTCCAGTTTGAGGACGGACAGAAGATTGTTGTGCAGGGAGAGCCTGGAGATGAGTTCTTCATCATCTTGGAG ggtTCTGCAGCTGTGTTGCAGCGTCGCTCAGAGAACGAGGAGTTCGTTGAAGTAGGGAGATTAGGACCTTCGGACTACTTTG GTGAGATTGCTCTGCTGATGAACCGTCCCCGCGCTGCCACCGTGGTCGCCCGCGGGCCCCTGAAGTGCGTGAAGCTCGACCGGCCCCGCTTCGAGCGTGTCCTGGGTCCCTGTTCAGACATTCTCAAACGTAACATCCAACAGTACAACAGCTTCGTCTCGCTGTCTGTGTGA
- the LOC128381339 gene encoding cAMP-dependent protein kinase type I-alpha regulatory subunit isoform X1: MASGSTSSEEERSLRECEQYVQKHNIQQLLKDCIVQLCTSRPDRPMAFLREYFERLEKEEAKQIQNQQKASSSRSDSRDEEVSPPMNPVVKGRRRRGAFSAEVYTEEDAASYVRKVDTYSCEIHKKIHTLPPMRSYIFLKHITCLCCFVKVIPKDYKTMAALAKAIEKNVLFSHLDDNERSDIFDAMFPVTYIAGETVILQGDEGDNFYVIDQGEMDVYVNNEWVTSIGEGGSFGELALIYGTPRAATVRAKTNVKLWGIDRDSYRRILMGSTLRKRKMYEEFLRKVSILESLDKWERLTVADALEPVQFEDGQKIVVQGEPGDEFFIILEGSAAVLQRRSENEEFVEVGRLGPSDYFGEIALLMNRPRAATVVARGPLKCVKLDRPRFERVLGPCSDILKRNIQQYNSFVSLSV; the protein is encoded by the exons ATGGCATCTGGAAGTacgagcagtgaggaggagcgGAGCCTGAGGGAGTGTGAGCAGTACGTGCAGAAACACAACATTCAACAGCTGCTGAAGGACTGCATTGTCCAACTGTGCACCTCCAGGCCAGACAGGCCCATGGCCTTCCTCAGGGAGTACTTCGAGAGGCTGGAGAag GAGGAGGCCAAGCAGATTCAGAACCAGCAGAAGGCCAGCAGTTCCCGTTCAGACTCCCGTGATGAGGAGGTGTCTCCACCCATGAACCCGGTGGTAAAGGGTCGCCGGCGGAGAGGAGCCTTCAGCGCAGAGGTTTACACAGAGGAGGATGCAGCCTCATATGTCAGAAAGGTAGATACATACAGCTGTGAGATCCACAAGAAAATCCACACACTTCCACCAATGAGAAGTTATATTTTCTTGAAACACATAACATGCCTGTGCTGTTTTGTTAAGGTCATTCCAAAAGACTACAAGACGATGGCAGCCTTGGCCAAAGCTATTGAAAAGAATGTGCTCTTCTCACATCTGGATGACAACGAGAGGAG CGACATATTTGATGCAATGTTTCCAGTCACCTACATCGCCGGGGAAACAGTTATTCTGCAGG GTGACGAAGGTGACAATTTCTATGTTATCGACCAAGGAGAAATGGAT GTGTACGTGAACAATGAATGGGTGACTAGCATTGGGGAAGGTGGCAGCTTTGGAGAGCTGGCGCTGATATACGGCACCCCAAGGGCAGCCACAGTTAGAGCCAAGACCAACGTCAAGCTGTGGGGCATCGACAGAGACAGCTACAGGAGAATACTTATG GGAAGCACTTTGAGAAAGAGGAAGATGTACGAGGAATTCCTCAGGAAAGTGTCCATTTTAG AGTCTCTTGACAAATGGGAGCGCCTGACAGTCGCTGATGCTCTGGAGCCCGTCCAGTTTGAGGACGGACAGAAGATTGTTGTGCAGGGAGAGCCTGGAGATGAGTTCTTCATCATCTTGGAG ggtTCTGCAGCTGTGTTGCAGCGTCGCTCAGAGAACGAGGAGTTCGTTGAAGTAGGGAGATTAGGACCTTCGGACTACTTTG GTGAGATTGCTCTGCTGATGAACCGTCCCCGCGCTGCCACCGTGGTCGCCCGCGGGCCCCTGAAGTGCGTGAAGCTCGACCGGCCCCGCTTCGAGCGTGTCCTGGGTCCCTGTTCAGACATTCTCAAACGTAACATCCAACAGTACAACAGCTTCGTCTCGCTGTCTGTGTGA
- the LOC128380947 gene encoding WD repeat domain phosphoinositide-interacting protein 1-like: protein MESQEVPDGPEVHRGFICASFNQDTTSLSVGTKTGYQLFSVTAAEKLDCIHEGVECPDVYIVERLFSSSLVVVVSLSMPRRMNVYHFKKGTEICNYSYSNNILSVRLNRQRLVVCLEESIYIHNIKDMKLLKTLLNTPTNPSGLCALSVNHSNSYLAYPGSATIGEITVYDANSLSTVTLIQAHDSPLAALTFNASGTKLASASEKGTVIRVFSIPEGQRLFEFRRGMKRYVSISSLSFSADAQFLCASSNTETVHIFKLEQHSPSQEEESPTWSAYVGKMFTAASTYLPAQVSDMMHQDRAFATVRLNMFGLKNICALATIQKLPRLLVASSDGYLYIYNVDPQDGGECVLVQKHRLFETSEEQVEQKEEEKLEDDSPQPASQSYAATVALPSTPPSSTTLMGYSEDGGAQKGEVIPEHEFAESPVCLDDENEFPPVSNQSN, encoded by the exons ATGGAGTCCCAGGAAGTGCCGGACGGCCCCGAAGTGCACAGAGGCTTCATCTGTGCCTCGTTTAACCAGGACACCAC TTCTCTGTCGGTGGGTACCAAGACTGGCTACCAACTCTTCTCAGTCACTGCTGCGGAAAAACTGGACTGCATCCATGAGGGAG TGGAGTGTCCAGATGTGTATATAGTGGAGCGGCTGTTCTCCAGCagtctggtggtggtggtcagtCTGTCCATGCCACGGCGAATGAACGTCTATCACTTTAAGAAGGGCACAGAGATTTGTAACTACAGCTACTCCAACAACATCCTCTCCGTCAGGCTCAACAGACAG CGACTGGTGGTGTGCCTGGAGGAGTCGATTTACATCCACAATATCAAAGACATGAAACTACTTAAGACTCTGCTCAACACACCCACCAACCCCTCAG GTCTCTGCGCCCTCTCTGTCAACCACAGTAACTCCTACCTGGCATACCCCGGCAGCGCCACCATCGGAGAGATCACGGTCTATGATGCCAACAGTCTG AGCACTGTGACGCTGATCCAAGCCCATGACAGTCCTCTGGCAGCCCTCACCTTCAATGCCTCTGGCACCAAACTGGCCAGCGCTTCAGAGAAG gGTACTGTTATCAGAGTCTTCAGCATTCCCGAAGGGCAGAGGCTGTTTGAATTCCGCAGAGGGATGAAGAG atATGTTAGCATCAGTTCATTGTCCTTCAGTGCGGATGCCCAGTTCCTGTGTGCCTCCAGCAATACTGAGACAGTCCATATCTTTAAACTGGAGCAGCACAGTCCAAG TCAAGAGGAGGAGTCTCCTACATGGTCAGCGTATGTGGGAAAAATGTTCACAGCGGCCAGCACCTACTTGCCCGCCCAGGTGTCTGACATGATGCATCAGGACAGAGCCTTCGCCACTGTTCGACTCAACATGTTCGGCTTAAAGAACATCTGCGCCCTGGCTAC CATTCAGAAGCTTCCTCGCCTGCTGGTGGCATCCTCAGACGGGTATCTTTACATCTATAATGTGGACCCACAGGATGGAGGCGAGTGTGTCTTGGTCCAAAAACACAG GCTGTTTGAAACCAGCGAGGAGCAGGTGgaacagaaggaagaggagaaactAGAGGATGACTCGCCCCAACCAGCCAGCCAATCATATGCTGCCACTGTGGCTCTCCCCTCAACTCCACCCTCTTCCACCACTCTCATGG GATACTCTGAGGACGGAGGAGCCCAGAAGGGTGAGGTCATCCCAGAACATGAATTTGCAGAGAGCCCCGTCTGTCTGgatgatgaaaatgagtttcctcCTGTCAGCAACCAGAGTAACTGA